A stretch of the Candidatus Methylomirabilota bacterium genome encodes the following:
- a CDS encoding ATP-binding protein, with amino-acid sequence MPLLGVFLVVLVEVGLAVLVLARNPQRLVNRWFAAFAGAVALWGALNGVFRVLAEPQVNLVIARGVFAAATLIPATFFRFVAAFPGLAASRLPLAQIAVLAGLFISGLAFSPWIVSDVRVHGGVAHPVYGPLHPVFVLYFLTCSTWALVYLAWKAARARGFVRAQLQYLLLGSALALVGGAGTNLILPVLFRDHSFNLFGPYFTLIWLGFTAHSIIRHRLMDLRVVVSRGAAYTVGWALVSGLLVVGAVVLDVVTPLSPTLSPVGAVLLGLIAALAFIALVPAMKRLADRYLYRPAYDARQLVRDGSRAMATVTDPESVAWAMAELIAQALRLEGLTIVFWHRDRGEFVPVLQQHVDPIVPRPGEALTQAAPLVRELRSGPGALLAEDLARRTPTPEVAAVADDLTAWHAETAVPVQSDGELIAIVLAGPKLSGDPFFGEDLDLLETLASQLAIGLKNAQLYHEVVSIKEYNERILAHMDSGVIAVREDGVVTTFNPAAQRITGLPAAEVIGRAVEALDPVLQDILKDSLAGLQDAETEITVAHPDGRPLPLLTHTSALHDRNGHIRGAIAVFNDHSRLKALEEDKRRADRLAAIGALATGVAHEIRNPLVAIKTFAELLPERVDDQEFRSTFAKVAAKEVHRIEALLGRLRALAVPAVARLHPLDVAVPIVETLDLLRGEADRRHVRVVTDVETDLPAVLGEPDQLKQLFLNLFLNGFEAMATGGTLSVTVRADRERQGRGIVTVRVTDTGSGIPREDLPRVFEPFFTTKTHGTGLGLAICRGIADAHRAALWAEAGLGGVGTAFVLQLPAPAVAPVAEVLR; translated from the coding sequence ATGCCGCTGCTCGGCGTCTTCCTGGTCGTCCTCGTCGAGGTCGGGCTGGCGGTCCTGGTGCTGGCCCGCAATCCGCAGCGGCTGGTGAACCGCTGGTTCGCCGCCTTCGCCGGCGCCGTCGCGCTCTGGGGCGCGCTCAACGGGGTCTTCCGGGTCCTGGCCGAACCTCAGGTCAACCTCGTCATCGCGCGGGGCGTCTTCGCGGCGGCGACGCTGATCCCGGCCACCTTCTTCCGCTTCGTGGCGGCGTTCCCGGGGCTCGCCGCCTCCCGGCTGCCCCTGGCCCAGATCGCGGTGCTGGCCGGCCTGTTCATCTCGGGCCTCGCCTTCTCGCCGTGGATCGTCTCCGACGTCCGCGTGCACGGCGGTGTCGCCCACCCGGTCTACGGGCCGCTCCATCCGGTGTTCGTCCTCTACTTCCTGACCTGCTCGACGTGGGCGCTCGTCTACCTCGCCTGGAAGGCGGCCCGGGCCCGCGGCTTCGTCCGGGCCCAGCTGCAATACCTCCTGCTGGGCAGCGCGCTGGCCCTGGTGGGAGGGGCCGGCACGAACCTGATCCTCCCGGTTCTGTTCCGCGACCACAGCTTCAACCTGTTCGGCCCGTACTTCACGCTCATCTGGCTCGGCTTCACCGCCCACTCGATCATCCGACACCGGCTGATGGACCTCCGCGTGGTGGTCAGCCGCGGCGCCGCGTACACGGTCGGCTGGGCGCTCGTCTCGGGCCTCCTGGTGGTCGGGGCCGTGGTCCTGGACGTGGTGACCCCCTTGAGCCCGACCCTGTCCCCGGTGGGGGCGGTCCTGCTCGGGCTCATCGCCGCGCTCGCCTTCATCGCCCTGGTACCCGCCATGAAGCGGCTGGCCGATCGGTACCTCTATCGGCCGGCCTATGACGCCCGTCAGCTCGTCCGCGACGGGAGCCGGGCCATGGCCACCGTGACGGATCCGGAGAGTGTGGCGTGGGCGATGGCGGAGCTCATCGCCCAGGCGCTGCGGCTCGAGGGTCTCACGATCGTCTTCTGGCACCGCGACCGCGGCGAGTTCGTCCCCGTGCTCCAGCAGCACGTCGACCCGATCGTCCCCCGGCCCGGCGAGGCTCTCACCCAAGCCGCCCCGCTCGTGCGAGAGCTCCGCTCGGGCCCCGGCGCGCTCTTGGCCGAAGACCTCGCCCGCCGGACGCCGACGCCCGAGGTCGCCGCCGTCGCCGACGATCTGACCGCCTGGCACGCCGAGACGGCGGTGCCCGTCCAGAGCGACGGGGAGCTCATCGCCATCGTCCTGGCCGGGCCGAAGCTCTCCGGTGACCCGTTCTTCGGCGAAGACCTCGATCTGCTCGAGACGCTCGCGAGTCAGCTCGCCATCGGGCTCAAGAACGCCCAGCTCTACCACGAGGTCGTCTCGATCAAGGAGTACAACGAGCGTATCCTGGCCCACATGGATTCCGGCGTGATCGCGGTCCGGGAGGACGGGGTCGTGACCACGTTCAACCCGGCCGCTCAGCGGATCACCGGCCTGCCGGCCGCCGAGGTGATCGGCCGGGCGGTGGAGGCGCTCGACCCGGTGCTCCAGGACATTCTCAAGGACAGTCTCGCGGGCCTTCAGGACGCCGAGACCGAGATCACGGTGGCGCATCCCGACGGGCGCCCCCTGCCGCTCCTGACCCACACCTCGGCCCTCCACGACCGGAACGGCCACATCCGCGGCGCGATCGCCGTCTTCAACGATCACTCGCGGCTCAAGGCGCTGGAGGAGGACAAGCGCCGCGCCGACCGGCTGGCCGCCATCGGGGCTCTGGCCACCGGCGTCGCCCACGAGATCCGGAACCCGCTGGTGGCCATCAAGACCTTCGCCGAGCTCCTCCCCGAGCGCGTCGACGACCAGGAGTTCCGGTCCACCTTCGCCAAGGTCGCCGCCAAGGAGGTCCATCGGATCGAGGCGCTCCTCGGCCGGCTGCGGGCCCTGGCGGTGCCGGCGGTGGCCCGGCTCCATCCTCTCGACGTGGCCGTCCCCATCGTCGAAACGCTCGACCTCCTTCGCGGCGAAGCCGACCGCCGCCATGTCCGGGTCGTCACCGACGTGGAGACCGATCTGCCGGCCGTCCTCGGCGAGCCGGATCAGCTCAAGCAGCTCTTCCTGAACCTCTTCCTGAACGGCTTCGAGGCGATGGCGACCGGCGGGACGCTGAGCGTCACGGTGCGGGCCGACCGGGAGCGTCAGGGCCGGGGCATCGTCACGGTGCGCGTCACCGACACCGGCTCCGGGATCCCGCGTGAGGACCTGCCGCGCGTCTTCGAGCCGTTCTTCACGACCAAGACCCACGGCACCGGCCTGGGGCTGGCGATCTGCCGCGGGATTGCCGACGCCCACCGCGCCGCCCTGTGGGCCGAGGCCGGGCTGGGCGGCGTCGGGACGGCCTTCGTGCTCCAGCTCCCGGCGCCGGCCGTGGCGCCCGTCGCCGAGGTGCTCCGATGA
- a CDS encoding acyl carrier protein, whose protein sequence is MDIPDLEPRIKHILTNRLGIAPEDLRRDANLVDDLGVDSLDAVELVIAIEREFRVTTSDDQVSQLKTVADMIALVQRLAVEQESRTPSRSGGPARGTDKTRETRRPA, encoded by the coding sequence ATGGACATCCCCGACCTCGAGCCCCGCATCAAGCACATCCTCACCAACCGACTCGGCATCGCGCCCGAAGATCTCCGGCGCGACGCGAACCTGGTCGACGACCTGGGGGTGGACTCGCTGGACGCCGTCGAGCTGGTGATCGCCATCGAGCGGGAGTTCAGGGTCACGACGAGTGACGACCAGGTCTCTCAGCTCAAGACGGTGGCCGACATGATCGCGCTCGTCCAACGGCTGGCCGTGGAACAGGAAAGCCGCACTCCGAGCCGAAGCGGGGGGCCCGCCCGCGGGACCGACAAGACGCGGGAGACGCGGAGGCCGGCGTGA
- a CDS encoding beta-ketoacyl-[acyl-carrier-protein] synthase family protein, with protein MTRRVGITGLGAVTPAGVGLKAFWQALRDGVSGIDTATLFDPSPYPCRVAAEVKDFQPRDFMSPKAAVTMGRFARFGVAAARMAYEDAGLAAVPAARRFAVCFGSSTTAVVELQQSYEEFLEDGTRRLSPSIMLESAGHAVTAHVSIELGLQGQTMSLTSACSTGIDAVQWAYQQVRHGHVPGVVAGATDAPLSAYTQAAFCALGVLSRWPGAPAEALRPFDAMSSGLVLGEGAGAFVLEDLEQAEARGARVYAEVLGFGAASESVNLRQVDPAGAALRAAIERALRMARIDPSEIDYICAHGNGLPDYDRAETAAYREAFGRQAYNIPISSIKPLTGQSLSAPSALQVVAAGFALEEQFAPATLNHDVPDPACDLDYVPRRGRPARVNHLLVAAHAMGGSHSVLVLGRAGGR; from the coding sequence GTGACTCGCCGGGTCGGGATCACCGGGCTGGGGGCGGTGACGCCGGCGGGGGTCGGCCTGAAGGCGTTCTGGCAGGCCCTTCGGGACGGCGTATCGGGAATCGACACGGCCACGCTCTTCGACCCGAGCCCTTATCCGTGTCGCGTGGCGGCCGAGGTGAAGGACTTCCAGCCTCGCGACTTCATGAGCCCCAAGGCGGCTGTCACCATGGGCCGCTTCGCCCGGTTCGGGGTCGCCGCGGCCCGGATGGCTTACGAGGATGCGGGCCTGGCGGCCGTCCCGGCGGCGCGACGCTTCGCGGTGTGCTTCGGCAGCTCGACCACCGCCGTCGTGGAGCTCCAGCAGAGCTACGAGGAGTTTCTCGAGGACGGCACGCGGAGGCTGTCCCCCTCGATCATGCTGGAGAGCGCCGGCCACGCCGTGACGGCGCATGTCTCGATCGAGCTCGGGCTCCAGGGGCAGACCATGAGCCTGACCTCCGCCTGCTCCACCGGGATCGACGCCGTCCAGTGGGCCTACCAGCAGGTCCGGCACGGCCACGTCCCCGGCGTCGTGGCCGGGGCGACCGACGCGCCGCTGTCCGCCTACACCCAGGCCGCCTTCTGCGCACTCGGAGTGCTGTCGCGGTGGCCCGGCGCGCCCGCCGAGGCGCTCCGGCCATTCGACGCCATGAGCAGCGGCTTGGTCCTCGGCGAGGGGGCCGGCGCCTTCGTTCTCGAGGACCTCGAGCAGGCCGAGGCGCGCGGCGCCCGGGTCTACGCCGAGGTGCTGGGGTTCGGGGCCGCCAGCGAGAGCGTGAACCTCCGGCAGGTGGACCCGGCCGGCGCCGCCCTCCGGGCGGCGATCGAGCGAGCGCTCCGGATGGCGCGGATCGATCCGTCCGAGATCGACTACATCTGCGCCCACGGCAACGGGCTTCCGGACTACGACCGCGCGGAGACGGCCGCCTACCGGGAGGCCTTCGGCCGGCAGGCGTACAACATCCCGATCAGCTCGATCAAGCCGCTGACGGGACAGTCCCTGTCGGCCCCGAGCGCCCTTCAGGTGGTCGCCGCCGGCTTCGCCCTCGAGGAGCAGTTCGCCCCGGCCACCCTGAACCACGACGTTCCCGACCCGGCCTGCGACCTCGACTACGTCCCCCGCCGGGGGCGCCCGGCGCGCGTCAACCACCTGCTCGTCGCCGCCCACGCGATGGGCGGCTCGCACTCCGTGCTCGTCCTCGGACGCGCCGGGGGCCGGTAG
- a CDS encoding GAF domain-containing protein, which translates to MRTAVLVTRDGRLAERLRRLLDARLELVLADSLGQALERGAAFPVDLVLVDFDSGLVDPDILANIRARRAESLVVALLSPGTPGEPAAPGAEGCDLVVPTDVPDAILRTAVEQAVHFQRLAQEVGSLRRERTRLEPSPAPVPVNGGAAGSLGTVLKEMGKLLAAHFDLERIIDFFLDAITELVRPGRAALLLEDHDHRYRVRGRRGLDAAVADHLRLDPAEGLPAWFRRHARPAVRVELERQPEWLEATRELAALGGEVAVPLWVQAKLVGVLALGPRVTGQPYVGEDLERLFTLASQVAVAVEDISLFNTVRAQHSFIEQVLAHLQSGAITLDAGGRVTLFNRRAEEILSLPRADVLGRDLRALPSPLGDILFDTFRGGPELRLQEVTLPRRPTGLEVSTSRILGPTGVPAGAVMIFDDPAPRHLLQRERQATQTLDLLNRVLLRLTDEIKNPLVSIYTFLELLPERYDDPEFRERFFSVVGRDTKHLISLVDKLIILAGEREYKLDFCDVRELLDGALADFALRLERPRTSQEASLFLLEVPDRTDRLTAVLSAPPAELLVKADRDQLGKAFGYLVRFLLHRIEPDGRVAINVLPDPDDARTVRLSILGKPAELTSADRERLFSPLAIASERLLDVGPSVSQKIIEAHGGSLTVSGAEQEIRFIVMLPRATP; encoded by the coding sequence ATGAGGACGGCGGTCCTCGTGACCCGCGATGGACGGCTGGCCGAGCGGCTCCGGCGGCTCCTCGATGCCCGGCTCGAGCTGGTGCTCGCCGACTCCCTCGGCCAGGCGCTGGAGCGAGGCGCCGCCTTCCCCGTCGACCTCGTGCTGGTGGATTTCGATTCCGGCCTGGTCGACCCGGACATCCTGGCGAACATTCGCGCCCGGCGGGCCGAATCGCTCGTGGTCGCGCTGCTCAGCCCGGGGACTCCCGGCGAGCCGGCCGCCCCGGGGGCCGAGGGCTGCGATCTGGTCGTCCCGACCGACGTCCCGGACGCCATCCTGAGAACGGCCGTCGAGCAGGCCGTCCACTTCCAGCGGCTGGCCCAGGAGGTCGGCTCGCTGCGCCGGGAGCGGACGCGGCTGGAGCCGAGCCCCGCGCCCGTCCCGGTCAACGGCGGGGCGGCCGGGAGCCTGGGGACGGTGCTGAAGGAGATGGGGAAGCTCCTGGCCGCTCATTTCGACCTCGAGCGGATCATCGACTTCTTCCTGGACGCGATCACCGAGCTCGTTCGGCCGGGACGCGCGGCGCTGCTGCTCGAGGATCACGACCACCGCTACCGGGTTCGCGGCCGGCGCGGGCTGGACGCGGCAGTCGCCGATCACCTCCGACTCGACCCCGCCGAAGGGCTGCCGGCGTGGTTCCGGCGGCACGCCCGACCGGCCGTGCGCGTCGAGCTCGAGCGGCAGCCGGAGTGGCTCGAGGCGACGCGCGAGCTGGCCGCCCTGGGGGGCGAGGTGGCGGTGCCGCTCTGGGTGCAGGCCAAGCTGGTAGGGGTCCTGGCCCTCGGCCCCCGGGTGACCGGGCAACCCTACGTCGGCGAGGATCTCGAGCGCCTGTTCACCCTGGCCAGCCAGGTGGCGGTGGCCGTCGAAGACATCTCCCTCTTCAACACCGTTCGCGCCCAGCACAGCTTCATCGAGCAGGTGCTCGCCCACCTCCAGAGCGGCGCGATCACGCTGGACGCGGGCGGCCGGGTGACGCTGTTCAACCGCCGCGCCGAGGAGATCCTGAGCCTTCCCCGGGCCGACGTGCTGGGGCGGGATCTGCGAGCGCTGCCGTCGCCGCTCGGCGATATCCTGTTCGACACGTTCCGGGGCGGCCCCGAGCTGCGGCTTCAGGAGGTCACGCTGCCGCGCCGCCCCACCGGGCTGGAGGTCAGCACGTCGAGGATCCTCGGGCCCACCGGCGTCCCGGCCGGCGCCGTCATGATCTTCGACGATCCCGCGCCGCGGCACCTCCTCCAGCGCGAGCGGCAGGCCACGCAGACGCTGGACCTCCTGAATCGGGTTCTGCTGCGCCTGACCGACGAGATCAAGAACCCGCTGGTGTCGATCTACACGTTCCTCGAGCTGCTGCCCGAGCGGTACGACGATCCGGAGTTCCGGGAACGCTTCTTCTCGGTCGTGGGCCGCGACACCAAGCACCTGATCTCGCTGGTGGACAAGCTCATCATCCTGGCCGGCGAGCGCGAGTACAAGCTCGATTTCTGTGATGTGCGGGAGCTCCTCGACGGCGCGCTCGCTGATTTCGCGCTCCGGCTCGAGCGACCGAGGACATCCCAGGAGGCGAGCCTCTTCCTGCTCGAGGTTCCGGACCGCACCGACCGGTTGACGGCGGTCCTCTCGGCGCCTCCGGCCGAGCTCCTGGTCAAGGCCGATCGAGATCAGCTCGGGAAGGCCTTCGGCTATCTCGTCCGCTTCTTGCTCCATCGGATCGAGCCCGACGGGCGCGTCGCCATCAACGTGCTACCCGACCCGGACGATGCCCGCACGGTCCGCCTGTCGATCCTGGGTAAGCCGGCGGAGCTGACCTCGGCCGACCGGGAGCGTCTCTTCAGCCCGCTGGCCATCGCCTCCGAGCGGCTCCTCGACGTCGGCCCCTCCGTCAGCCAGAAGATCATCGAGGCCCACGGCGGAAGCCTGACGGTGAGCGGCGCCGAG